In Sphingobium amiense, a genomic segment contains:
- a CDS encoding Lrp/AsnC family transcriptional regulator: MKQDRQIDAVDRRILSALQQDAALSHQELAERVGASSASCWRRIKALEQAGLLTRTVRLVDPDRVGRGVNVLCNIRMRSHAREARSAFEQFVDGRPEIVECFSMSGEWDYLIRVVVADVEDYNRFLMQILLGHPSVAGAASHFALSMTKYTTALPL, from the coding sequence ATGAAACAGGATCGACAGATAGACGCGGTCGACCGCCGCATCCTGTCCGCCTTGCAGCAGGATGCCGCGCTGAGCCATCAGGAGCTGGCGGAGCGGGTGGGTGCGTCGAGCGCATCCTGCTGGCGGCGGATCAAGGCGCTGGAGCAGGCGGGCCTGCTGACGCGCACCGTCCGGCTGGTCGATCCGGACAGAGTGGGCCGGGGCGTCAATGTGCTTTGCAACATCCGCATGCGCAGCCACGCCCGCGAGGCGCGCAGCGCGTTCGAGCAGTTTGTCGACGGACGGCCCGAAATTGTGGAGTGTTTCTCCATGTCGGGGGAGTGGGACTATCTGATCCGCGTGGTGGTGGCGGATGTGGAGGATTATAACCGCTTCCTCATGCAGATCCTGCTGGGGCATCCATCGGTCGCCGGGGCAGCATCGCACTTCGCGCTGTCGATGACCAAATATACGACCGCGCTGCCGCTTTAG
- a CDS encoding efflux transporter outer membrane subunit, whose product MIRARLAPLSLALLAGCNMASPYVRPTPPVPAALPVGESYAPQTDAKAGLPWTQLVQDARLTAIIQRALSGNRDLRAALANVEAARAQYRIQRAAQLPTITADTSASFARRNDSRQNSYSADVGFSAFEIDLFGRLRNLSEAALQSYLATEEGARATRIALIAETATAYATLAADQDQLALSRQTQASAQRTLDLVRSLNAAGLAGKLDVRQAETTVEQAASDVAATITQVAQDRNALDLLAGAPVEDALLPDSLDALTRTIAKVPAGVSSDVLLQRPDVLQAEHQLQAANADVGAARAAFFPRISLTSAIGVASSALSSLFSGGAFSWSAAPSASLPIFGGPNRGNLAYSKAQRDLYLAQYEKAVQTAFQEVADALAREGTIDAQQAAQRRLVAASRQAYELADQRYRAGIDTFLTALTSQRSLYNAQQSAIATDLQLVSNRIRLYRVIGTDQ is encoded by the coding sequence ATGATCCGCGCACGTCTTGCCCCCCTGTCACTGGCGCTGCTGGCGGGGTGCAACATGGCCTCGCCCTATGTTCGTCCGACGCCTCCCGTCCCGGCCGCACTGCCGGTCGGCGAATCCTATGCGCCGCAGACCGACGCGAAAGCGGGCCTGCCCTGGACGCAGCTCGTGCAGGACGCCCGCCTCACCGCGATCATCCAGCGCGCGCTGTCCGGAAACCGCGATCTGCGCGCCGCACTCGCCAATGTGGAGGCCGCCCGCGCCCAATATCGCATCCAGCGCGCGGCCCAGCTTCCGACGATCACCGCCGATACCTCGGCCAGCTTCGCCCGCCGCAACGACAGCCGACAGAATAGCTACAGCGCCGACGTGGGCTTCAGCGCGTTCGAGATCGACCTGTTCGGCCGCCTGCGCAACCTGAGCGAAGCCGCTCTCCAGTCCTATCTGGCGACGGAGGAAGGCGCGCGCGCCACCCGCATCGCGCTGATCGCCGAAACGGCAACGGCCTACGCCACCCTCGCCGCCGATCAGGACCAGCTCGCCCTTTCCCGCCAGACGCAGGCGAGCGCGCAGCGCACGCTCGATCTCGTGCGCTCGCTCAATGCAGCAGGCCTTGCAGGCAAGCTCGACGTGCGGCAGGCGGAAACCACGGTGGAACAGGCGGCGTCCGATGTCGCCGCCACGATCACGCAGGTCGCGCAGGATCGCAATGCGCTCGACCTGCTCGCGGGCGCGCCGGTTGAGGACGCCCTTCTCCCGGATTCGCTCGACGCACTGACGCGCACCATCGCGAAGGTGCCTGCCGGCGTCTCCTCGGACGTTCTGCTCCAGCGCCCGGACGTGCTTCAGGCCGAGCATCAGTTGCAGGCCGCCAATGCGGATGTCGGCGCGGCGCGCGCCGCTTTCTTCCCCCGCATCAGCCTGACGTCCGCCATCGGCGTCGCCAGTTCGGCGCTGTCCTCGCTGTTCAGCGGCGGCGCATTCAGTTGGTCCGCCGCGCCTTCGGCCAGCCTGCCGATCTTCGGCGGCCCCAATCGGGGCAACCTCGCCTACAGCAAGGCGCAGCGCGACCTTTATCTCGCGCAATATGAAAAGGCGGTGCAGACCGCGTTTCAGGAAGTCGCCGACGCCCTCGCCCGCGAAGGCACGATCGACGCGCAGCAGGCCGCGCAGCGCCGTCTCGTGGCCGCGAGCCGACAGGCCTATGAGCTTGCCGATCAACGCTACCGCGCGGGGATCGACACATTCCTGACAGCCCTGACCAGCCAGAGGTCGCTCTACAATGCCCAGCAGTCGGCGATCGCCACCGACCTGCAACTGGTCAGTAACCGCATCCGCCTCTATCGCGTGATCGGCACGGATCAGTAG
- a CDS encoding efflux RND transporter permease subunit translates to MLSRFFIERPIFAWVIAIGIMLAGLGSMLSLPIAQYPDIAPPGVGISATYPGASAETVETAVTQIIEQQLTGLDGLMYFSSSSSANGRAQISVTFQKGTNPDTAQVQVQNRVQQALSRLPNPVQQQGLTVTKQQTDFLMLVGLYDETDTASQADISDFLVNNMQDPIARIDGIGATQIFGSQYAMRIWLNPYRLAAVKLMPSDVESAIRAQNVEVSAGQIGADPAPEGQQINATVTARSRLQTPDQFRNIIVKTQSDGSIVHLSDVARVELGNESYSTNARLNGHPASGIALQLAPGADALKTAELVKAKVQELSGNLPHGYKVVFPRDTTPFIKLSVDEVIQTLIEAVALVVVVMFVFLQSWRATLVPAIAVPVVLLGTFGILALFGYSINTLTLFGMVLSIGLLVDDAIVVVENVERLMEQEGLSPRDATIKSMGEIGSALVGIALVLSAVLLPMAFFGGSTGVIYRQFSITIVSSMLLSVLVALILSPALCATLLRPIDHHKRDRGWAGKFNRWFDRLTGGYIRRTERVMTRRKLFWGLYVVVLALLILIFTRLPTSFLPVEDQGQVMAQVTLPAGAKSSRTAAAVERVQNYFLNDEKDNVAFAFIMTGFSFQGQGENVAQGFINLAPWEDRKGAANTAGAIAGRASKQLAAIRDAKVLAMTPPAIRGLGQSNGFTFELLNSGGLSRARFLELRDRLIAAAQKDPALAGVRAATLEDTPQLRVDVDSEKLAVLGLTQADVDDVLSSAWGSTYINDFVDRGRVKRVYMQADAPYRALPTDLDNWMVRSNSTGEMVPFSAFATTHWTMGPTTVARFNGLSSFELQGQAAEGASSGEAMERMVALQKQLPAGTSYAWSGLSYQEQLSGGQAPLLYGLSVLVVFLCLAALYESWSIPLAVLLVIPLGLIGAVIAVWARGLENNIFFQVGLLTTMGLAAKNAILIVEFAELAHYEGKNAWDAALEAARLRFRPILMTSLAFIAGCIPLAIASGAGAQSRIAIGTAVIGGMTTATVLAIFFVPLFFLTIARLFGSDRPKDEPEAPLPQTGVPA, encoded by the coding sequence GTGCTCAGCCGCTTTTTCATCGAACGGCCGATCTTCGCCTGGGTTATCGCCATCGGCATCATGCTGGCGGGCCTCGGCTCGATGCTCTCGCTGCCCATCGCGCAATATCCCGACATCGCGCCGCCCGGAGTAGGCATCAGCGCGACCTATCCCGGCGCGTCCGCCGAAACCGTCGAAACCGCCGTCACCCAGATCATCGAGCAGCAGCTCACCGGTCTCGACGGCCTCATGTATTTCTCGTCTTCCTCCTCGGCGAACGGGCGCGCGCAGATCAGCGTCACCTTCCAGAAGGGCACCAACCCCGACACCGCGCAGGTGCAGGTGCAGAACCGCGTGCAGCAGGCGCTGAGCCGCCTGCCCAATCCGGTGCAGCAGCAGGGGCTGACCGTCACCAAGCAGCAGACCGACTTCCTGATGCTGGTCGGCCTGTATGACGAAACCGATACGGCGAGCCAGGCGGACATTTCCGACTTCCTCGTCAACAATATGCAGGACCCCATCGCCCGCATCGACGGCATCGGCGCGACGCAGATTTTCGGGTCGCAATATGCGATGCGCATCTGGCTCAACCCCTACAGGCTGGCGGCGGTCAAGCTGATGCCATCGGACGTCGAAAGCGCGATCCGGGCGCAGAATGTGGAAGTGTCCGCCGGGCAAATCGGCGCCGATCCCGCGCCCGAAGGGCAGCAGATCAACGCGACCGTGACGGCGCGGTCGCGGCTCCAGACGCCGGACCAGTTCCGCAACATCATCGTCAAGACGCAGAGCGACGGGTCGATCGTCCACCTGTCCGATGTGGCGCGCGTGGAACTGGGCAATGAAAGCTATTCGACCAACGCGCGGCTGAACGGCCATCCCGCCTCCGGCATCGCGCTCCAGCTCGCGCCCGGCGCCGACGCGCTCAAGACCGCCGAACTCGTGAAGGCCAAGGTGCAGGAGCTGTCGGGCAACCTTCCGCACGGCTACAAGGTGGTCTTCCCGCGCGACACCACCCCCTTCATCAAGCTGTCGGTCGACGAAGTGATCCAGACGCTGATCGAGGCGGTCGCGCTCGTCGTCGTGGTGATGTTCGTCTTCCTGCAAAGCTGGCGCGCCACGCTCGTGCCGGCCATCGCCGTGCCGGTGGTGCTGCTGGGCACCTTCGGCATCCTCGCGCTCTTCGGCTATTCGATCAACACGCTGACGCTGTTCGGCATGGTGCTCTCCATCGGCCTGCTCGTCGATGACGCCATCGTCGTCGTGGAAAATGTCGAGCGCCTCATGGAGCAGGAGGGACTGTCCCCGCGCGATGCAACGATCAAGTCGATGGGGGAGATCGGGAGCGCGCTCGTCGGCATCGCGCTGGTCCTGTCCGCCGTGCTGCTGCCCATGGCCTTTTTCGGCGGGTCCACCGGCGTCATCTATCGCCAGTTCTCCATCACTATCGTATCTTCCATGCTGCTGTCCGTGCTGGTGGCGCTGATCCTTTCGCCCGCCCTGTGCGCGACGCTGCTGAGGCCCATCGACCATCACAAGCGTGACAGGGGCTGGGCAGGCAAATTCAACCGCTGGTTCGACCGCCTGACTGGCGGCTATATCCGCCGCACCGAACGGGTGATGACCCGCCGCAAGCTGTTCTGGGGTCTCTACGTCGTCGTGCTTGCCCTCCTGATCCTGATCTTCACCCGCCTGCCCACCAGCTTCCTGCCGGTCGAGGATCAGGGGCAGGTGATGGCGCAGGTGACGCTCCCCGCGGGCGCCAAGTCCAGCCGCACTGCCGCGGCGGTCGAGCGCGTGCAGAATTATTTCCTGAACGATGAAAAGGACAATGTCGCCTTCGCCTTCATCATGACCGGCTTCAGCTTTCAGGGGCAGGGCGAGAATGTGGCGCAGGGCTTCATCAACCTTGCGCCATGGGAAGACCGAAAGGGCGCAGCGAACACCGCCGGAGCCATCGCCGGACGCGCCAGCAAGCAACTGGCCGCGATCCGCGACGCGAAGGTGCTGGCCATGACGCCGCCCGCCATTCGCGGCCTTGGCCAGTCGAACGGCTTCACCTTTGAACTGCTGAACAGCGGCGGCCTCAGCCGCGCGCGTTTCCTCGAACTGCGCGACCGGTTGATCGCGGCGGCGCAGAAAGACCCCGCGCTCGCGGGCGTGCGCGCGGCGACGCTGGAGGATACGCCGCAATTGCGCGTCGACGTCGACTCCGAAAAGCTCGCCGTGCTGGGGCTGACGCAGGCCGATGTCGACGACGTGCTAAGTTCCGCCTGGGGCAGCACCTATATCAACGATTTCGTCGACCGGGGCCGGGTGAAACGCGTCTACATGCAGGCCGACGCGCCTTACCGCGCGCTTCCGACCGATCTCGACAACTGGATGGTGCGGTCGAACAGCACCGGGGAAATGGTGCCCTTTTCCGCCTTTGCGACGACGCACTGGACCATGGGGCCGACCACGGTCGCGCGCTTCAACGGCCTGTCGTCCTTCGAACTTCAGGGGCAGGCGGCAGAAGGTGCAAGCTCGGGTGAAGCGATGGAGCGGATGGTCGCATTGCAGAAGCAGTTGCCCGCCGGCACCAGCTATGCTTGGAGCGGCCTTTCCTATCAGGAACAGCTTTCGGGCGGACAGGCGCCGCTGCTCTACGGCCTGTCGGTGCTGGTCGTTTTCCTGTGCCTCGCCGCACTCTATGAAAGCTGGTCGATCCCGCTCGCCGTACTGCTTGTCATACCGCTCGGCCTGATCGGCGCTGTCATCGCGGTGTGGGCGAGGGGGCTGGAAAACAACATCTTCTTTCAGGTCGGCCTGCTGACCACCATGGGCCTTGCCGCGAAGAACGCCATCCTGATCGTGGAATTTGCCGAACTTGCGCATTATGAAGGCAAAAATGCGTGGGACGCGGCGCTGGAAGCAGCCCGGCTGCGCTTCCGGCCGATCCTGATGACATCGCTGGCGTTCATCGCGGGCTGTATCCCGCTCGCCATCGCATCGGGCGCGGGGGCGCAGAGCCGCATCGCCATCGGCACGGCGGTGATCGGCGGGATGACGACCGCGACCGTCCTCGCCATCTTCTTCGTGCCGCTCTTCTTCCTGACGATTGCGCGCCTGTTCGGCAGCGACAGGCCGAAGGACGAACCGGAAGCGCCCCTGCCGCAGACGGGAGTGCCTGCATGA
- a CDS encoding efflux RND transporter periplasmic adaptor subunit, translating to MLSSLRVAPLALSILIAGCGAKKPPQKGPVEVGVVTLTAQDATVSTELPGRTVSTMMSEVRPQVAGLIQKRLFTEGAMVTAGQPLYRIDPRLYRASRDEAQATLASAQATLVAAQAKARRYQLLGQTEAVSAQDRDDVTAAARQAQASVQQARASLQTSSVNLEFTLVRAPISGRIGRTLFTPGALVTASQTSPLTTIQQLDPIYVDVTQSSAQLLQLRRSLASGQTLPASATIRLKLDDGTEYPLPGRIEFAEPIVDVNSGTVTLRAQFPNPDGLLLPGMFVRVVAPQAIVPRAILAPQQGISRDPKGNATALVVNRANKVERRTVTAGQAMGDKWLITSGLKAGDRLIVEGTDKVKPNDAVKPVAVAAAK from the coding sequence ATGCTTTCGTCCCTGCGCGTTGCCCCCCTTGCCCTCAGCATCCTGATCGCCGGGTGCGGCGCCAAGAAGCCGCCGCAGAAGGGGCCGGTCGAAGTGGGCGTGGTGACGCTGACAGCGCAGGACGCGACGGTCTCCACCGAACTGCCCGGCCGCACGGTTTCCACCATGATGTCCGAAGTGCGCCCGCAGGTCGCCGGTCTCATCCAGAAACGGCTGTTCACCGAAGGCGCGATGGTGACGGCGGGACAGCCGCTCTACCGGATCGACCCCCGCCTCTATCGCGCGTCGCGCGACGAAGCGCAGGCCACGCTCGCCAGCGCGCAGGCCACGCTGGTGGCGGCGCAGGCCAAGGCGCGGCGCTATCAGCTTCTCGGCCAGACCGAAGCGGTGAGCGCGCAGGATCGCGATGACGTCACCGCCGCCGCCCGTCAGGCGCAGGCGTCGGTTCAGCAGGCGCGCGCCAGCCTCCAGACCAGCAGCGTCAACCTCGAATTCACGCTGGTCCGCGCGCCCATCAGCGGGCGGATCGGCCGCACGCTCTTCACGCCGGGCGCGCTGGTGACGGCCAGCCAGACCAGCCCGCTGACCACGATCCAGCAGCTTGACCCCATCTATGTCGACGTCACTCAGTCGAGCGCGCAACTCCTTCAGCTTCGCCGCTCTCTCGCGTCGGGCCAGACGCTGCCGGCAAGCGCGACTATCCGGCTGAAACTGGACGACGGCACCGAATATCCGCTTCCCGGCCGGATCGAATTTGCCGAACCGATTGTCGATGTAAACAGCGGCACAGTGACGCTGCGCGCACAGTTCCCCAATCCGGACGGCCTGCTGCTGCCCGGCATGTTCGTCCGCGTCGTTGCGCCTCAGGCGATCGTGCCGCGCGCGATCCTCGCCCCGCAACAGGGCATCAGCCGCGATCCCAAGGGCAACGCCACCGCGCTGGTCGTCAACCGGGCGAACAAGGTCGAGCGGCGGACCGTCACGGCGGGTCAGGCAATGGGCGACAAATGGCTCATCACCTCCGGTCTCAAGGCGGGCGACCGCCTGATCGTCGAGGGCACCGACAAGGTGAAGCCGAACGATGCGGTAAAGCCCGTCGCCGTCGCGGCAGCGAAGTAG
- a CDS encoding response regulator — MSDSGPGGRATVMVVDDDADIRSLIVGQLQQENYRLLSAANLGELRRALQDEPIDLIVLDLNLPDGDGLSLCRELRAEGSHVQIIMVTARGSAVDRVLGLELGADDYLTKPFEPRELLVRIRNLLRRGRGESGPRPAARYAHVGPWRLDLQQRRLVAPDDRLVMLSSAEFRLLSRFIDEPNTVLAREILLPERRATAAFDRSIDLQVSRLRQKLAGIKGGDELILTVRGEGYVLACEVDYA, encoded by the coding sequence ATGTCAGACTCCGGCCCCGGCGGCAGGGCGACCGTCATGGTCGTCGATGATGACGCCGACATCCGCAGCCTCATCGTGGGCCAGTTGCAGCAGGAAAATTATCGCCTGCTGAGCGCCGCCAATCTGGGCGAGCTTCGCCGCGCGTTGCAGGATGAGCCTATCGACCTCATCGTGCTCGACCTCAATCTGCCCGATGGCGACGGCCTGTCGCTGTGCCGCGAATTGCGGGCCGAAGGATCGCATGTGCAGATCATCATGGTGACGGCGCGGGGCAGCGCGGTCGACCGGGTGCTGGGCCTGGAACTGGGGGCGGACGATTATCTGACCAAGCCGTTCGAGCCGCGCGAGCTGCTGGTGCGCATCCGCAACCTGCTGCGCCGGGGCAGGGGCGAGAGCGGCCCGCGACCGGCGGCGCGCTACGCGCATGTGGGGCCGTGGCGGCTCGACCTTCAGCAGCGGCGGCTGGTGGCTCCCGATGACCGGCTGGTCATGCTGTCGTCGGCCGAATTTCGCCTGCTCAGCCGCTTCATCGACGAGCCGAACACGGTCCTTGCCCGCGAAATCCTGTTGCCCGAACGGCGCGCGACGGCGGCCTTCGACCGGTCCATCGACCTTCAGGTCAGCCGGTTGCGGCAGAAGCTGGCGGGGATCAAGGGTGGAGACGAGCTGATCCTGACGGTGCGCGGCGAAGGCTATGTCCTTGCATGCGAAGTCGATTACGCATGA
- a CDS encoding ATP-binding protein — MIALLGRARAFFGTMAGQIFVTLTLGMSVAAIVALLVAEQTRQHDFARVRRQRVLASATDIAARMLRDPVRVERMMADHNIIGAYPAPEGVSLSEPDVDLEQALRERLGPQSQPEAAQVPMGLCFPDRRKELAAGLVDAPRPDCWVVRYVDRRGEHRAMALTFPRIAKPPSTVFNPLYLIVIIAASAGLAILVARSVARPLRRLERAAEAFSLSLDPEEIPEKGPEEVRAALSTFNLMQRRARAGFAERTQLLAAISHDLQTPLTRLRLRLELVDNAELRERLLADHQAMLTLVREGLDLASSTESREDWSVIDIDSLLVSMAEDAQDLDQPVRFASGCGGTVRVKPNALMRCIGNLVDNAVKYGGSAEISCTRTAGRLMIHVRDEGPGVPPDQIEQMFEPFTRGAEGQPGGRHGTGIGLTIARALAMSFEASVRLRNGEERGVIATIDMKA, encoded by the coding sequence ATGATCGCGCTGCTGGGCCGCGCGCGCGCCTTTTTCGGCACGATGGCGGGACAGATTTTCGTCACGCTGACGCTGGGCATGTCCGTCGCGGCCATCGTCGCCCTGCTGGTGGCGGAGCAGACCCGCCAGCATGATTTCGCGCGGGTGCGGCGGCAGCGCGTGCTGGCCAGCGCCACCGACATCGCCGCGCGGATGCTGCGCGATCCCGTTCGCGTGGAACGGATGATGGCGGATCACAACATCATCGGCGCCTACCCTGCGCCCGAGGGCGTTTCGCTGAGCGAACCCGACGTCGATCTGGAGCAGGCGCTGCGCGAGAGGCTGGGGCCGCAGTCGCAGCCCGAAGCGGCGCAGGTGCCGATGGGGCTGTGCTTTCCAGACCGGCGCAAGGAACTGGCGGCGGGACTGGTCGATGCGCCACGGCCCGATTGCTGGGTGGTGCGCTATGTCGACCGGCGGGGGGAGCATCGCGCCATGGCGCTGACCTTCCCGCGCATCGCCAAGCCGCCGAGCACCGTCTTCAATCCGCTCTACCTCATCGTCATCATTGCGGCGTCGGCGGGCCTCGCCATCCTCGTCGCGCGATCCGTGGCGCGCCCTTTGCGCCGGCTGGAGCGGGCGGCGGAGGCTTTCTCCCTCTCGCTCGACCCCGAGGAAATACCGGAAAAGGGACCGGAAGAGGTGCGCGCAGCGCTTTCCACCTTCAACCTGATGCAGCGGCGCGCCCGCGCCGGTTTTGCCGAGCGGACGCAGTTGCTGGCCGCGATCAGCCACGATCTCCAGACACCGCTGACGCGGCTGCGGCTGCGGCTGGAGCTGGTGGACAATGCCGAACTGCGCGAGCGGCTGCTGGCCGATCATCAGGCGATGCTGACGCTGGTGCGCGAGGGGCTGGACCTCGCCAGCAGCACGGAATCGCGGGAAGACTGGTCGGTGATCGACATTGACTCGCTGCTCGTCAGCATGGCGGAGGACGCGCAGGATCTCGACCAGCCGGTCCGTTTCGCCAGCGGATGCGGCGGAACGGTGCGGGTCAAGCCCAATGCGCTGATGCGCTGCATCGGCAATCTGGTCGACAATGCCGTCAAATATGGCGGATCGGCGGAGATAAGCTGCACGCGCACGGCGGGCCGCCTGATGATTCATGTGCGGGACGAAGGACCGGGCGTTCCCCCCGACCAGATCGAACAGATGTTCGAACCCTTCACCCGCGGCGCCGAAGGGCAGCCGGGCGGGCGCCACGGCACCGGCATCGGCCTCACCATCGCACGCGCGCTGGCGATGAGTTTCGAGGCGTCGGTCCGCCTGCGCAACGGCGAGGAGCGCGGAGTGATCGCCACGATCGACATGAAGGCATGA
- a CDS encoding YqiJ family protein — MAAFLLASENIVFVSAIMLMLLIGLVQAIGIAGDFDADFGGEADLLGWLGVGRLPLLMLLAIFLALFGMIGLIGQHLMLDLAGTMASPWIAAPAAAAASFPLTGLSARLLAPLLPRDQSSAVPLDALIGAVARIVTGQARSGFPARARVEDGFGQTHYVMVEPDNPGQTLNEGEAVLLVRRDDHLFRAISYGDHHLPRL; from the coding sequence GTGGCGGCGTTTCTGCTCGCGAGCGAGAATATCGTCTTCGTTTCGGCGATTATGCTGATGTTGCTGATCGGCCTGGTGCAGGCCATCGGCATCGCGGGCGATTTCGATGCGGATTTCGGTGGCGAAGCCGATCTGCTCGGCTGGCTGGGCGTCGGGCGCCTGCCATTGCTGATGCTGCTCGCGATTTTTCTGGCCCTGTTCGGCATGATCGGGCTGATCGGCCAGCATCTGATGCTCGATCTGGCGGGGACGATGGCGTCGCCGTGGATCGCCGCTCCTGCAGCGGCGGCGGCGTCCTTTCCCCTGACCGGTCTTTCCGCCCGGCTGCTGGCCCCTCTTCTCCCGCGCGACCAGAGTAGCGCGGTCCCGCTCGACGCGCTGATCGGCGCGGTCGCCCGCATCGTCACCGGGCAGGCGCGCAGCGGCTTTCCGGCAAGAGCGCGGGTCGAGGACGGCTTTGGCCAGACCCATTATGTCATGGTCGAGCCGGACAATCCCGGCCAGACGCTGAACGAAGGAGAAGCGGTTCTCCTCGTCCGGCGTGACGACCACCTGTTTCGCGCCATTTCATATGGCGACCACCATCTCCCCCGCCTGTAG
- a CDS encoding flotillin family protein has translation MNLPAVQQSFSITPYLAIAGTGLLLLVVLGIVLARLYRRASKEIGFVRTGLGGEKVVMNGGALVLPIFHETMPVNMNTVRLAVERKNNDALITLDRLRIDVKAEFYVRVKPDAQSIAIAAQTLGARTMNPEMLKELVEGKFVDALRSVAAGMTMNQLHEQRSDFVQKVQQVSSVDLAMNGLELESVSLTGLDQTSIEHFNANNAFDAEGLTKLTEQIELRKKSRNDIEQETRVQIETKNLEAERQSLLIARDTEFARLEQEREVEMRRAAQAAEVAREQSLRSQEADQARIEAKKQVDSQQIEADRAVEQARIAQEQALELARQEQQIAVQNKSREESQAKAQADEARAKAVAAEEQVQTSRQTEIAERTKRIELIDAQREAERSAIQVKVEAEAEKQAAADRAEAMRLAAEGEAEAAKLRAEADRVRFEVEAAGQRAVNEAANILSSDQMSLQTKLALLKVLPDLVREAAKPMEAIDSIKIVQVDGLTGGLTGGQGDGAVVMAGGEQNLANAAVSAALRYRAQAPVIDGLMKDLGIDGSSLDALVRGAVDPVTAPES, from the coding sequence ATGAACTTGCCCGCCGTGCAGCAGAGCTTTTCGATCACGCCCTATCTGGCCATTGCCGGAACAGGGCTTCTCCTCCTCGTCGTGCTCGGGATCGTGCTGGCGCGGCTGTACCGGCGCGCGTCCAAGGAAATCGGGTTCGTGCGCACCGGCCTTGGCGGCGAGAAGGTCGTGATGAACGGCGGCGCGCTGGTGCTGCCGATCTTTCACGAGACGATGCCGGTCAACATGAACACGGTGCGGCTGGCGGTGGAGCGCAAGAATAACGACGCGCTGATTACGCTCGACCGGCTGCGGATCGACGTGAAGGCCGAGTTCTACGTGCGGGTGAAGCCCGACGCGCAGTCGATTGCGATAGCGGCGCAGACACTGGGCGCGCGCACGATGAATCCGGAGATGCTGAAGGAACTGGTCGAGGGCAAGTTCGTCGACGCGCTGCGTTCGGTGGCGGCGGGCATGACGATGAACCAGTTGCACGAACAGCGCAGCGACTTCGTGCAGAAGGTGCAGCAGGTGTCCTCGGTCGATCTGGCGATGAACGGGCTGGAGCTGGAAAGCGTGTCCCTGACCGGGCTGGACCAAACGTCGATCGAGCATTTCAACGCCAACAACGCCTTCGACGCGGAGGGTCTGACCAAGCTGACCGAGCAGATCGAACTGCGCAAGAAGTCGCGCAACGACATCGAGCAGGAAACGCGCGTCCAGATCGAGACCAAGAATCTGGAGGCGGAGCGCCAGTCGCTGCTGATCGCGCGCGACACGGAATTCGCGCGGCTGGAGCAGGAGCGCGAGGTCGAGATGCGCCGCGCGGCGCAGGCCGCCGAGGTCGCGCGCGAACAGTCGCTGCGCAGCCAGGAGGCCGATCAGGCGCGGATCGAGGCCAAGAAGCAGGTCGACAGCCAGCAGATCGAAGCGGATCGCGCGGTGGAGCAGGCGCGGATCGCCCAGGAGCAGGCGCTGGAACTCGCCCGGCAGGAACAGCAGATCGCGGTGCAGAACAAGAGCCGCGAGGAAAGCCAGGCCAAGGCGCAGGCCGACGAAGCGCGCGCCAAGGCGGTCGCGGCCGAAGAACAGGTCCAGACATCGCGCCAGACCGAAATCGCCGAGCGCACCAAGCGCATCGAACTGATCGACGCGCAGCGCGAGGCGGAACGCTCCGCCATTCAGGTGAAGGTGGAGGCCGAGGCGGAGAAACAGGCCGCAGCCGACCGCGCCGAGGCGATGCGGCTTGCGGCGGAAGGTGAAGCAGAAGCGGCCAAGCTGCGTGCGGAAGCGGACCGGGTGCGGTTCGAGGTGGAAGCCGCGGGTCAGCGGGCGGTCAACGAAGCGGCGAACATCCTGTCGTCCGACCAGATGTCGCTCCAGACCAAGCTCGCCCTGCTCAAGGTTCTGCCCGATCTGGTGCGCGAGGCGGCAAAGCCCATGGAGGCGATCGATTCGATCAAGATCGTGCAGGTGGACGGCCTGACCGGCGGACTGACCGGCGGACAGGGCGACGGCGCGGTCGTGATGGCCGGAGGCGAACAGAATCTGGCCAATGCGGCGGTATCCGCAGCGCTCCGCTATCGCGCGCAGGCGCCGGTGATCGACGGGCTGATGAAGGATCTGGGCATCGACGGATCGAGTCTCGATGCGCTGGTCAGAGGGGCGGTCGATCCGGTAACTGCGCCAGAAAGCTGA